The following is a genomic window from Flavobacteriales bacterium.
AGGGCCAGGTCGGCGCATACACGCAGCATGGCCTTCAGCGTCACGGGCTTGGTCACGTGGTACTTGGGGTGGCCCCAGGCATCGCCCCAGGCGCTGCGGGCCGCGCGCAGGAACTCCTGCACGGTGCGGTAGCGTTTCTCCACGGTGCGGGCGCTGGCGTCCACCGTCTCCCCGCGCTTGGTGCTGCGCACGATCCAGCGGTGCACCTCGTTGAAGAGCTCGGCCTGCATGATCCACTTCTCCTGTTTGCTGCGGTTGCCCAGGCGGTTGATGCGGTAGCGCAGCGGGCTGTCCGGATCGGCGTAGAGGCGCTCGATCACCTTCGCGGCCAGACGCTTGTCGGGCTTCTCCCAGCTCACCTTCTCGTACAGGTCGATCAGGTGGCTCTTGTTGATGCGCGTGGGCGTGCTGTTGATGATCACGAACATCTCCGCGGCGAAGTCCTCGCTCTGCCCATCGAACACCACGCAGGGCACGTGGATGCTGCGGGCCTCCTCGGGGTGGCTGCGGAAGAAGAACTCCAGCGCGGCCAGGCGGTGCTGCCCGTCGATGATCAGGTACTTCTCGCGCGGCTCCTTCAGGTCGCCCACATGCTGGTACACCCCGAGCGGGCTGAAGTCGAGCGTTTCGCTGGTGAACAGCAGCACGGTGCCGGGGATGGGCGGCTGGGTGACGGCGGTCTCGTAGAAGTTGCGGATGGCCTTCACCTTGGCCTTGCTCATGGCGCGTTGGAAGGCGGCGTCGCTGCGTTCGATGCGCCCGATGAAGCCGGCCACCTCATCGTCCTTGGTTCCGGGATCGGCCGCGATGGCCGCCTCCCCCTCGGCGTAATACCGGCTGATGAAGCGCACACGCCGCAAGAGGTCCTCGGCCGGGTAGCTCACGAAGTAGAACCGGGCGTCCTTCTGGGGGATGCGGGTGGCGATCATACCCCGAAGGTAGATCGGCCCCGGCCGTGCCACCAAGTGGGTCGCCGACGGTCGACCAGCCCCAGCCACGGCACACCATGGGATGGATGCGGCGGCTGGCAGCTGGGGGCTGGCGGCCTGTGGCTAGAGGCGGGAGGCGGGAGGCTGGTGGCTGGAGGCCGGTGGCCCGTGAGGTGGACGCCAGCGTAAATGAGGACGGGCCCCCGCATCGCAGGAGCCCGCCGCTCGTCCAACTAACCCCCCTACCCTACTTCGATAACACCTTGAACTCGGTGCGGCGGTTGCGCTGGTGCTCGTCCTCGCTGCACTTCTCGCACACGCACTTCTCGCTCGGCATTGATTCCCCGTAGCCCTTGCTCGTCACCCGGTCCTTGGCGATGCCTTTGCTGATCAGGTGGTCCACGGCGCTCTTGGCACGCTTCTGCGACAGGTTGAGGTTGTAGGCGTCCTTGCCGCGGCAGTCCGTGTGGCTGCTCAGCTCGATCTTCACCGTGGGGTTGTCGTTCAGCGTCTGCACCAGCTTGTCCAGCTCGAGCGCCGCGTCGGGGCGGATGTTCCACTTGTTGTAGTCGTAGTAGATGTTGTCCAGGCGCACCACCTGGTTCACCTCCAGCGGGAACAGGCGGAAGTCCGTGTGGATGATGGCGCTGGGCTTGCCCTTGGTGCTGATGCGGGCGCTCTGCTTGAAGAAGCCCTCCTTTTCCACGCGGATGCGGTAGTCGCTCTCGGGCTTCAGGGCGAAGGCGTACTTGCCCGTGGCGTCGGTGGTGCGCTCCTCCAGCAGTTGGTCGTTGCCGTCGTAGAGCATCACCTTGGCGCCGCTCAGCGGGGCCTCGGTCTCGCCATGCATCACCACGCCCTCGGCGGCGTAGTCGTACTTGGTCATCTCCACCACGATGTCCTCCAGCGGGTCGCTGTCGGTCATCACGCTCACCTCCTGCTGGAAGTAGCCGTTCTTGGTGGCCACGATCACGTACTTGCTGCGGTACTCGGCGTCGATCTTGAACTTGCCGCCGGGCTCGGTCTCCAGCTGGTAGCGCTTCACGTGCTCGTTCTTCTCGTCCTTCAGCAGGATGGTGGCGCCCTCGATGGGCTGGCGGGTGGCCTTGTCGATCACGATGCCGGCCAGGTACATCATGGGCGGACGCACGGTGCAGCCGTAGATGTCGTCGCTGCCCACGCCGCCGGGCCGGTCGCTCACGAAGAAGCCCGTGCTGTCGTCGGCCAGCAGCAGCAGCCCGAAGTCGTTGAAGCGCGAGTTCATCGGCGCCTTCAGGTTGAACACCGTGCCGGGCCCGGTGGGCAGCAGCCTGGTGCGGAAGAGGTCCAGCCCGCCCAGTCCCGGGTGGCCGTTGCTGGCGAAGAAGAAGGTGCTGTCGCGCCCGATGAAGGGGTACATCTCGTTGCCGGCGGTGTTCACCTTGGGGCCCATGTTCTGCGGCGCACCCCAGTTGTTGCCCAGGTTGTCGCAGAACCAGATGTCCGTGCCGCCCTGGCCGCCGGGCATGTCGCTCACGAAGTACATGCGGCGCCCGTCGTGGCTCACGCAGGGATGGCCCACGTTGTACTGCGCGTTGTTGTGGTCGAAGGGGATCAGGTTGCCCCACTCCTGGTTGCCGAACTCGCCGGTGGAGATATCGGTGAAGAAGATGCCCAGCTTGAGCTCGCCGTCATCGGCCAGGTCCTTGGTGCCGTAGAAGAAGTTGTTGCGCGTGAAGTAGAGGCGGTCGGCGAGGGAGTCGAAGCTGGCCGTGCCATCGTGGAAGCGGCTGTTCACGTCCTTGCGCATCACCATGGGCTCCTCGGCGGTCTGTCCCTTCAGCAGGGCGCTGTAGAGGTTGAGGAAGGGCTGGTCGTCCCACTTGTAGGTGGCCTTGCCGCCTGTGCCTTCGCCACGGGCGCTGCTGAAGAGCAGGAGCTCCTCCAGCACGGTGAGGCCCAGGTCGGCCTGCGGGCTGTTGATGGGCACCGTGCGGATGCTGGCGCTGCTGCTGTCGCGGTTCAGGCGGTCGAAAAGGTCGGGGTGCTTCACGTAGGCCTCCGCGCGGGCATCGCCCGGGTTCTGCTCCAGGTAGCGCGCATAGAGCTGGTTGGCCTCGGTGTACTTGCCGTTGCCGCGCAGCACCTCGGCGTGGTCGAAGAGGTCCTGGGCGCTGGGTGTGCCGCTGGTGAGCTTGGCGTAGGTGGCCTCCGCCAGGTCCATGCGGCCCATGCGCTTGTAGGCCATGGCCAGGCGGCGCAGGTCGGTGGCGTCCGCCTTGCCCTTGTCGGACAGGTCCTGGTACACCTTGGCCATCGCCGGATAGTCGAAGTCATCGGCGTAGCGGGTGGCCATGCGCTCCTTGAGCTTCTGGGCGCCGGCGGCCAGGGGCAGCGCGGCCAGCAGCAGCAGGCCGAGGGTGCGTGCGGTGGGGCGGTTCATCGGTCGTTGGTACTGCGTCATGGCTCAGAAGTAGCGCGGTGAGCGGATGCCCTTCATGCGTTTGCCGAAGTCGAAGCCGAGCATCACCTCGTGGCTTCCGCCGCTGTAGTTGCGCAGCGGGCTCACCGGATAGTCGTAGGCGTAACCGGCGTAGATGCCGTCGGTGAAGTAGTACTGGGCCAGGGCGCCCACGGCGTCCTCGTGGCGGTACATGGCGCCCAGCCAGAACTTCTCGAAGAACAGGAAGTTGGCGCTCACGTCGAAGCTGATGGGCGCGCCCTGCACGGCCTTCACCAGGAAGGTGGGTTTGAACTTGTGGTACATGCCCATGTTGAACACGTAGCCGCCGGTGAGGAAGTAGTGCGGGCGCTGGCCCTGCTGCCACGCCGTGCCCGTGGTGTCCACCGGTGCGTCCTTGAAGAACTCGGTGCGCAGGAGCTTGGGCGTGCTCACCCCCAGGAAGAAGCGCTCGCCGTAATACATCATGCCGAAACCGAACTGCGGGTCCAGCTTGGTGTTCACGTTCTGCTGGAAGACCTGGTCGCCGCTCTGCAGGGGATTGAGCTCACCGAAGCGGCCCTGCACCAGCGTCATGCCGCCCTTGAGGCCGAAGGCCAGCTTGCGCTCGTTGGCGAAGTGGATGCGGTAGGCCAGGTCGATCATGAAGCCGTACTGGCTCACCGGCCCGTGCTCGTCGCGCATGATGGTGCCGCCGATGCCCACGGTCTCCCGCGCCAGCGGGGCATGCACCGTCAGGGTCTGCGTGCTGGGCGCGCCCTCGAAGCCCACCCACTGGTGGCGCGTCAGGGCCTTGATGCTCACCCGCTCGGCGGCGCCGGCGTAGGCCGGGTTGATCGCCAGCAGGTTGAACATGTACTGTGTGAACTGCGGGTCCTGCTGGGCGGCCACGGGGGCCGCGAGCACAAGGGCCAGGAGCAGGGCTTTCCAACGGGAGGCCATGGTCGCCATGGGTTGAACGCCGGAGGGCGCGGTGTTTCGGGGTTGGGTCCTCGGTGTGCGCATGATCAGCGGCGGATGTAGATGTAACCGGTGAAGGGCTCCTCACCGTTGCCGAGGTCCAGGATGAAGTAGTAGGTGCTTTCGGGCAGCTCCTCGCCCCAATTGAGGCTGTTCTCGCTGCGGCCGTTCCAGTCATTGGTGTAGGGCGAGCGGTCGAGCACCTTCGAGCCCCAGCGGTTGAAGACCTGCAGACTGTTGTCCGGATAGCTCTCCAGGTTGTGCACCACGTACGTGTCGTTCACCCCATCGCCATTGGGGCTGAAGGCGTCGGGCACGATCACCGTCAGGCAGTCCTTCAGGCGCACCAGCACCGAGTCGCTCGTGGTGCCGCACACCCCGTTGTTCACCGTCCACACGAACCAGGTGTTGCCCAGGGCCAGCCCGCTGGCGAAGGCGGCGGGGTCGGCCGGATCGCTCAGGGTGGCCGTACCGCTCACCAGCGTCCATGCTCCGGTGGCCAGGGCGTCGAACACCGGTTCGGCGTCCAGCGCGGTGCCTGTGAACTGGTGCTGGCAGAACTCCTGGTCCTCGCCCGCATCGGCCGCGGCCAGCGCACTGTTGTACACCAGGAAGCTCATCTGGTCGCTCGTGCTGCCGCACGCGCCGTTGTCGATGGTCCACTCGAAGACCGTTTCACCCAGGCCCAGGTCGGTGACCGCGGTGAAGGGGCTGGTGGGATCGGCCAGCGTGCCGGTGCCGCTGATGAGGGTCCAGAGGCCGACGGCCGGGGCAACAGGTGAACTGGCGAACATGGTGGTGTTGGGTGCGGGTGAACAGAAGCTCTGGTCGTCGCCGGCCAATGCGGCGGCGGCCGTGTTGTCGAAGACCTGGATCAGCACCGTGTCCGTGGTGATGCCTGGTGCGCAGGGACCGTTGTCGATGGTCCACAGCAGCGTGGTGGTGCCCGGGGTCAGGCCGGTGATGTTGCTGGTGGGGCTCGCCGGATCGGTCACCGTGCCGCTGCCGTTCAGCACCGTCCACGTGCCGGTGGCCGGGAAGATGAGCGCGTTGCCGGCCAGCGTCGTGCTGCTGGTGGGCGTGCACAGCTCCTGGTCGGGACCCGCATCGGCCGCGTCCTGGCCGGCGTCGAACACGCTGATGGTCACCTGATCCGTCGTGGTGCCGTTCGGGCAGGGCCCGTTGCTCACCGTCCACTCGAACACGCTCACGCCCACCAGCAGGTCGGTGATGGTGGTGGTGGCGCTGGTGGGGTCCGTGATAGTGCCCGAACCGCTCACCAGCGTCCACTGGCCGGTGGCCGGGTAGGTGGGATCGGTGGCCGCCATCGTCACCGTGTTCGGGAAGGTGGGGATGCAGATCTCCTGGTCGGGACCGGCGTCGGCCGAGGCGGAGTTCTCATCGAAGAGCGTCACCTGCAGCGTGTCCGTGGTCACCGCGTCGGGGCAGGGCCCGTTGTCGATGGTCCACACGAACACGTTGTCGCCGATGCTCAGGTTGAACACCGCCGTGTTCGGGTCGCTCGCATCGGCCAGGATGCCACCGCCCTGCAACACCGTCCATTGGCCGGTGGCCGGGAAGATGGGATCGTTGGCCGTGAGCACCGCGCCGGTGGTGGGGGTGCAGAGCTCCTGGTCGGGACCGGTCTGCGCGGGCGGCTGGTTCTCGTCGAAGATGAAGACGCTCACCGTGTCGGTGCTCGGCGGGCCGAAGCCGCACTGGCCATTGTAGATCTGCCACACGAACACGTTCTCACCCACGGCCATGTCGGTGATCATCGTGAAGGGGTTGTTGGGCTCCACGATGGTGCCGCTGCCGCTCAACAGGCTCCAGGTGCCTACACCCGGGAAAGCGGGGATGTTGCCCTGCATCATGGTGCTCACCTGCGGGGTGCAGAGCTCCTGGTCGGGACCCGCATCGGCCGTCGGCGCGGTGGGGTCGTACACGTAGATCTGGATGGTGTCGCTCATGATGCCGTTCGGTGGGCAGGGACCATTGTCCAGGGTCCACACGAACGTGCTGATGCCCACGGTGAGGTCGGTGATGGCCGAGGTGGGGCTGGCGGGGTCCACGATGGTGCCCGAACCGCCGATCAGCGTCCAGCTGCCGGTGGCGGGGGCCTGGGGCGGAGCGGCGGCCATCACCGTGCTGGTCAGCGGCAGGCACACCTCCTGGTCCGGTCCTGCATCGGCGGCGCTGGTGCTGTCGCTGAAGAGGATGACGGACACGTCATCGAAGGTGATCGGGTTGGCGCAGGGGCCGTTGTCCACCGTCCACCGGAAGGTGTTGACGCCGATGCTCAGCGTGCTCACCAGTGTGCCGGGGTCGCTCGGGTCGGCGAACACGCCCGTGCCGGCGATCACCGTCCAGGTGCCCGTGGCCGGGAAGGTCGGCGTGTTGCCCGCCAGGAAGGTGCTGTCCGTGGGCATGCACAGTTCCTGGTCCGGACCGGCATCGGCCGGCGGGTTGTTCGGGTCGAACACGAAGATGCTCACCTGGTCGTCGCTGATCCCGCAAACACTGTTGTCGATGGTCCACTGGAAGATGTTCTCACCGATGGTGAGGCCCGTCACTTCCGTGAGCGGATCGTTGGCATCGGCGAACACGCCGGTGCCCTGCACCAGGGTCCAGGTGCCGATGGCCACGCCCACGGCGGTGTTGCCCTGCAGGAAGGTGCTGCTCGTCGGCGCGCAGAGGTCCTGGTCGGGGCCCGCATCGGCCGGCGGCGCGTTCTCGTCGAAGAGGTTGATCACCACGTTGTCCGTCGTGATGCCGTTGGCGCAGGGGCCGTTGTCCACCGTCCAGGCGAACTCGTTCAGGCCGATGCCCAGGCCGGTCACCGTGGTGTTCGGATCGCTCGGATCGGTGATGGTGCCCTGACCGTTCACCAGGGTCCACAGGCCCGTGGCCGGGAAGGTCACCGCGCTGCCGCTCAACGTGGCGCTGGTGATGGGCGTGCAGATGGCCTGATCGGCACCCGCGTTCGCATCGGGGTTGGTGTCATCGAAGATGAAGATGCTCATCGCGTCGCTCGTCACCGGGTTGGCGCAGGGCCCGTTCGTCACGGTCCACAGGAACACGTTCTCGCCCACCGTCAGACCCGTCACGGCCGAGCTCGGATCGGTCGGGTCCACGATGGTGCCCGTACCGCTCACCAGGGTCCACAGGCCCGAGGCGGGGAAGATCACCGCGCTGCCGGCCAGCGTGGTGGTGGTGTCGGGCGTGCAGCGTTGTTGATCGGGCCCGGCGTTCGCCACTGGATTGTTCTCATCGTAGAGCAGGATGGTCAGCGTATCACTGGTGAGGCCGTTCGCGCAGGGGCCGTTGTCCACGGTCCACACGAGGATGTTCTCACCCACGATCAGGCCGCTCACGGTGGTGGCCGGGTCGTTGGCATCGGCGAAGGTGCCGCCACCGGCCGCCACGGTCCATGTGCCCACGCTGGGGAAGATGGTCGCACTGCCCGCCAGGGTGGCGCTGGTGGTGGGCGTGCACAGGTCCTGGTCGGGGCCGGCGTTCGCATCGGCGCTCAGCGGATCGAAGACCTGGAGGCTCACCTGGTCGGTGGTGATGCCGTTGGTGCAGGGGCCGTTATCCACGGTCCACTCCAGGATGGTCTCGCCCACCACGAGGTCGGTCACCACGCTGTTGGGGTCGTTGGGGCTCACGATGGTGGCCGTGCCGCTCACCACGGTCCAGGTCCCGGTCGCGGGGAAGATCACCGGACTGCCGCTCAGGGTCACCGTGTTATCCGGTGCGCACAGCTCTTGATCGGCACCTGCGTCGGCCACCAGGTTGGCATCGTCGAACACGAAGAGGCTCACCAGGTCGGTGGTGTTCCCGTTCGCACAGGGCCCGTTGTCCACGGTCCATTGCAGTACGGTCTCACCCACGCCCAGGCCGCTCACCGCGCTGTTCGGGTCGTTCGCATCGGCGATGATGGCGTTGCCGCTCACCACGGTCCACGTGCCGATGGCCGGGAAGATCGGCGTGTTGCCGGCCAGCGTGGTGGTGCTTGTCGGCGTGCACAGCTCCTGGTCCGGACCTGCGTCGGCATTGGCGTTGGTGGCGTCGAAGAGGAACACGCTCACCGTATCGGAGGTGATGGGGTCCGTGCAGGGGCCGTTGCTCACGGTCCACACCAGCACGTTCTCACCCACGCCCAGGCCGCTCACCACAGCGGTCGGGTCGCCGGGGTCGTTGATCGTGCCGCTGCCGGCGATGAGCGTCCAGGTGCCGGTGGCCGGAAAGGTGAGGGCGCTGCCCGCCATCGTGGCGTTCACGTTGGGCGTGCAGAGCTCCTGGTCGGGCCCGGCATCGGCCACCAGGTTGTTCTGATCGAACACGAAGAGGCTCACCTCGTCGAAGGTGATCGGGTTCGCGCAGGGACCGTTGTTCACCGTCCAGCGGAACACGTTCTCGCCCACGGGCAGGCCGGTGATGGCGGTGGTGGGGCTGCCGGGCGTCACGATGGTGCCGCCGCCGCTCACCAGCGTCCAGGTGCCGGTGGCCGGGGTGATCAGCGCGCTGCCCGCCATCACGGTGCTCGTGTTCGGCGTGCACAGCTCCTGGTCGGGGCCCGCGTCGGCCGGGGGGTTGTTGGCATCGAAGACCAGGATGTTCATCTGGTCGTTCGTGTTGCCGTTGATGCAGGGGCCGTTGTCCACCGACCAGCGGAAAGTGTTGATGCCGACCGTCAGGTTGTCGACCGTGGTGTTCGGGTCGGTGGGATCGGCCAGCGTGCCGCTGCCGGCGATCAGGGTCCATATACCGGTCGCGGGCGGAAGCAGCTCACTGCCATCCAGCACCGCGGCATCGTCCGGGGTGCAGTACTGCTGGTCAGGGCCCGCGTTCGCGATGGGGTTGGTGTTGTCGTACACCACCACGCGCAGCGTATCCACCGTGAGCCCGTTGGCGCAGGGCCCGTTGCTCACCGTCCAGGTGTACACGTTGGTGCCGATCGAGAACCCGCTCAGGTTGGTGAAGGGCGCGTTCTGATCATCGAAGGTGCCGCTGCCGCTCACCACGGCCCAGGTGCCGGTGGCCGGGAAGGTCAGCGGACTGCCGTTCACCACGGTGAGGGTGGTGAGGATGCAGAGCTCCTGGTCCGGGCCGGCGTTGGCCACCGGGTTGTTCGCATCGAACACGAAGAGGCTCACCTCGTCGAAGCTGGGCGTTCCGCACACCCCGTTGTCCACGGTCCAACGGAGCACCGTCTCACCCACGCCCAGTCCGGTCACCAGCGTGTTGGGGTCGTTGGCCGACACGATGGCGGCCGAACCGCTCACCACCGTCCAGGTGCCCACGGCCGGGAAGGTCACCGTGCTACCGGCCATGCTGGTGCTGCTGGTGGGCGTGCACAGCTCCTGGTCGGGGCCGGCGTCCGCGGCGGCGTTGCCACCGTCGAACACCGTGATGCTCACCTGGTCCGTGGTGGTGCCGTTCGCGCAGGGTCCGTTGTTGATGGTCCACTGGAACACGTTGACGCCCACGCCGAGGCCGGTGACCACGGTCAGCGGGTCGTTCGGGTCGAAGATGCTGCCGCTGCCGCTCACCAGGGTCCAGGTCCCCGTGGCCGGGAAGGTGATGGCGTTGCCCGCCAGCGTCACCTGGTTGGGGACATCGGGGATGCAGATGCTCTGGTCCGGACCGGCGTTGGCGTTGGCCTGGTTGGCATCAAACACCGTCACCGTCATCACGTCCGTGCTCACACCACAGGCGCCGTTGTCGATGCTCCATTGCAGCACGTTGGTGCCCACGCTGAGGCCGGTCGCCGAGGTGGTGGCACTTCCGGCGTTGGCGAAGGTGGCCGTGCCTTGCAGCACGCTCCAGCTTCCGGTGGCCAGGCCTGTGGGCGTGTTGCCGGCCATGGTGATGCTCGTGGTCGTGCTGCAGATCGTCTGGTCAGGACCTGCCTCGGCGGGTTGAGCGTTGCCGTTGAAGAGGTTGATCGTCACCTGATCGCTGGTGATCGGGTTGGCGCAGTTGCCGTTGCTCACCGTCCATTGGAACACGTTGGGACCGAGTCCCAGACCGGTCACCTGGCTGTTCGGGTCGGTCGGATCGACGAGGGTGCCGCTGCCGCTGATCAGGGTCCAGGTGCCCGTGGCCGGCACGATCAGCGAACTGCCGCTGAGCACGGTGCTCGTGATCGGTGTGCAGAGATTCTGGTCGGGGCCGGCGTTGGCCACCGGGTTGGCGGCATCGAACACGAACACGGTGATCTCGTCGGTGGTGAGGCCGTTCGCGCACACCCCGTTGCTCACTGTCCAACGGAACACGTTGATGCCCACCGCCAGCCCCGTCACCAGGGTGTTGGGGTCGTTCGGGTCCACGATCGCACCGGTGCCGCTCACCAGGGTCCACGTGCCTACCGCGGGCGGGATCACCGCACTGCCGGCCAGGTTCACCTGCGAGGGGAAGGTGGGGATGCAGATCTGCTGGTCGGGACCGGCGTTGGCCACCGGGTTGGCGCTGTTGAAGAGCGTGATGCTGACCTCATCGCTGCTAGTGCCCGCGCAGGGACCGTTGCTCACCGTCCAGCGGAACACGTTCACACCCACACCGAGCCCGGTGATGCCGGTGCTGGCGCTGTTGGGCGAGGTGATCGTTCCCGTACCGCTCACCAGCGTCCAGGTGCCCGTGCCGGGGAAGATCACCGCGCTGCCGTTCAGCGTCGTGCTGTTGGTCGGCGTGCACAGCTGCTGGTCGGGTCCCGCGCTCGCCGCCAGCATGGACGGGTCGAACACGGCCACCGTCACCTGGTCCGAGGTCGGTGCGCCGCAGGCCCCGTTGTTCACGGTCCACTGGAACACGTTGTTGCCCACGGCAAGGCCGGTCACGGCGCTGGCGGGATCGTTGGGCGTGCTGATGCTGCCGCTGCCGCTCACCAGCGTCCAGGTGCCCGTGCCGGGCGCCGTCACCGCGTTGCCGGCCAGGGTGGTGCTCGTGGCCCCGCAGAGCGACTGGTCGGGACCTGCGCTGGCGTTCGCCTGGTTCGCATCGAACACCGTGATCGTCACCTGGTCCGAGCTGATCGGGTTCTGGCAGGCGCCGTTGTCCACCGTCCACTGGAACACGTTGGCACCCAAGCCAAGCCCGGTGACGATGCTGGCCGGGTTGCCCGGCGACACGATGTTGCCGCTGCCGCTCACCAAGGTCCACACGCCCGTGGCGGGGAAGGTCGGCGCGCTACCCCCCAGGGTGATGGAGGTCGTCGTGGAGCAGATGGACTGATCGGGGCCGGCGTTG
Proteins encoded in this region:
- a CDS encoding DGQHR domain-containing protein, translating into MIATRIPQKDARFYFVSYPAEDLLRRVRFISRYYAEGEAAIAADPGTKDDEVAGFIGRIERSDAAFQRAMSKAKVKAIRNFYETAVTQPPIPGTVLLFTSETLDFSPLGVYQHVGDLKEPREKYLIIDGQHRLAALEFFFRSHPEEARSIHVPCVVFDGQSEDFAAEMFVIINSTPTRINKSHLIDLYEKVSWEKPDKRLAAKVIERLYADPDSPLRYRINRLGNRSKQEKWIMQAELFNEVHRWIVRSTKRGETVDASARTVEKRYRTVQEFLRAARSAWGDAWGHPKYHVTKPVTLKAMLRVCADLALADDHVDENRERRWAQRLAPWGDVAREFRDEGFYERFAAKGQVERVAKVHRYLAQRVGL
- a CDS encoding carboxypeptidase regulatory-like domain-containing protein; protein product: MNRPTARTLGLLLLAALPLAAGAQKLKERMATRYADDFDYPAMAKVYQDLSDKGKADATDLRRLAMAYKRMGRMDLAEATYAKLTSGTPSAQDLFDHAEVLRGNGKYTEANQLYARYLEQNPGDARAEAYVKHPDLFDRLNRDSSSASIRTVPINSPQADLGLTVLEELLLFSSARGEGTGGKATYKWDDQPFLNLYSALLKGQTAEEPMVMRKDVNSRFHDGTASFDSLADRLYFTRNNFFYGTKDLADDGELKLGIFFTDISTGEFGNQEWGNLIPFDHNNAQYNVGHPCVSHDGRRMYFVSDMPGGQGGTDIWFCDNLGNNWGAPQNMGPKVNTAGNEMYPFIGRDSTFFFASNGHPGLGGLDLFRTRLLPTGPGTVFNLKAPMNSRFNDFGLLLLADDSTGFFVSDRPGGVGSDDIYGCTVRPPMMYLAGIVIDKATRQPIEGATILLKDEKNEHVKRYQLETEPGGKFKIDAEYRSKYVIVATKNGYFQQEVSVMTDSDPLEDIVVEMTKYDYAAEGVVMHGETEAPLSGAKVMLYDGNDQLLEERTTDATGKYAFALKPESDYRIRVEKEGFFKQSARISTKGKPSAIIHTDFRLFPLEVNQVVRLDNIYYDYNKWNIRPDAALELDKLVQTLNDNPTVKIELSSHTDCRGKDAYNLNLSQKRAKSAVDHLISKGIAKDRVTSKGYGESMPSEKCVCEKCSEDEHQRNRRTEFKVLSK
- a CDS encoding type IX secretion system membrane protein PorP/SprF; this encodes MASRWKALLLALVLAAPVAAQQDPQFTQYMFNLLAINPAYAGAAERVSIKALTRHQWVGFEGAPSTQTLTVHAPLARETVGIGGTIMRDEHGPVSQYGFMIDLAYRIHFANERKLAFGLKGGMTLVQGRFGELNPLQSGDQVFQQNVNTKLDPQFGFGMMYYGERFFLGVSTPKLLRTEFFKDAPVDTTGTAWQQGQRPHYFLTGGYVFNMGMYHKFKPTFLVKAVQGAPISFDVSANFLFFEKFWLGAMYRHEDAVGALAQYYFTDGIYAGYAYDYPVSPLRNYSGGSHEVMLGFDFGKRMKGIRSPRYF